From one Bradyrhizobium sp. Ash2021 genomic stretch:
- a CDS encoding DMT family transporter encodes MGLFAKLSTYDERSARLAGIGLMLLSIFMFSFGDAMGKFIVATYSVGQLLLLRACAALLVLLPMIWKQRAEFTRLERPWLQLLRVTLSTLEVAAFFLATVYLPLADVITYYLACPIFVTALSGIVLGERIGWRRWTAILIGFCGVLIALRPSAQTVSWPAMIALGGSTSFAVLMLITRSLRATPDIVLASSQFAGTFLLGAIMSPFGWVTPSAGSLGLFAAAGIISVAALLCVNRSLKLAPASVVVPYQYSMIVWAVIFGFVVFGDVPSVATIVGAAIIIGAGLYIFLREQKLGREDAMASPPV; translated from the coding sequence ATGGGTCTCTTCGCAAAGCTTTCCACCTACGACGAGCGTTCCGCGCGGCTTGCCGGCATCGGATTGATGCTGCTGTCGATCTTCATGTTCTCGTTCGGCGATGCGATGGGCAAGTTCATCGTCGCGACCTATTCGGTCGGGCAATTGCTTCTGCTGCGCGCCTGTGCGGCGCTGCTGGTGCTGCTGCCGATGATCTGGAAACAGCGGGCCGAGTTCACGCGCCTCGAACGGCCATGGCTGCAATTGCTGCGGGTGACGCTCTCCACGCTCGAGGTCGCGGCGTTCTTTCTCGCCACCGTCTACCTGCCGCTTGCCGACGTCATCACCTATTATCTGGCCTGTCCGATTTTCGTCACGGCGCTTTCGGGCATTGTGCTGGGGGAGCGCATCGGCTGGCGGCGCTGGACTGCGATCCTGATCGGGTTCTGCGGCGTGTTGATCGCGCTGCGGCCGTCGGCGCAGACCGTGAGCTGGCCGGCGATGATCGCGCTCGGCGGCAGCACCTCGTTCGCGGTGCTGATGCTGATCACGCGCTCGCTGCGGGCGACGCCGGACATCGTGCTGGCCTCGTCGCAGTTCGCAGGCACGTTCCTGCTCGGTGCGATCATGTCGCCATTCGGCTGGGTTACGCCGAGCGCCGGCAGTCTCGGGCTGTTTGCCGCGGCGGGGATTATCTCGGTCGCCGCGTTATTATGCGTCAATCGCTCGCTGAAACTGGCGCCGGCCAGCGTGGTGGTGCCGTACCAATATTCGATGATCGTGTGGGCGGTGATCTTTGGCTTCGTCGTGTTCGGCGATGTGCCGTCGGTGGCGACGATCGTCGGCGCCGCCATCATCATCGGCGCCGGGCTCTACATCTTTCTGCGCGAGCAGAAGTTGGGGCGCGAGGACGCGATGGCGAGTCCGCCGGTGTAA
- the proB gene encoding glutamate 5-kinase yields MARPSLKNFRRIVVKVGSSLLIDSAAGEVRASWLSALAADIAKLHGEGRDVLVVSSGSIALGRSRLKLPRGPLKLEESQGAAAVGQIALARIWSEVLGNHGIGAGQILVTLQDTEERRRYLNARSTIAKLLEWRAVPVINENDTVATNEIRYGDNDRLAARVATMASADLLILLSDIDGLYDAPPGANPNAKLIPIVESVTSEIEAMAGAAESELSRGGMYTKIEAAKIATTSGTHMLIASGKIEHPLAAIADGGRCTWFLTPANPVTARKRWIAGSLEPKGTLTIDAGAVNALRAGKSLLPAGVIRIDGQFARGDAVVVRGPDTHEIGRGLVAYDAEDAEKIKGRSSPDVMAILGISGRAEMIHRDDLVVGPAGAISAK; encoded by the coding sequence ATGGCCCGCCCGAGCTTAAAAAACTTCCGCCGCATCGTCGTCAAGGTCGGCTCGTCGCTGCTGATCGACTCGGCTGCAGGCGAGGTCCGGGCATCGTGGCTGTCGGCGCTTGCCGCCGATATCGCAAAGCTGCACGGCGAAGGCCGCGATGTTCTCGTGGTCTCGTCGGGCTCGATTGCGCTCGGGCGCAGCCGCCTGAAATTGCCGCGCGGCCCGCTGAAGCTCGAAGAGAGTCAGGGCGCAGCCGCCGTGGGGCAAATCGCGCTGGCGCGGATCTGGTCCGAGGTGCTCGGCAATCACGGCATCGGTGCCGGGCAGATTCTGGTGACCTTGCAGGACACTGAAGAACGCCGCCGCTATCTCAACGCCCGCTCGACGATTGCAAAACTGCTGGAATGGCGCGCGGTACCGGTCATCAACGAGAACGACACCGTCGCCACCAATGAGATCCGCTACGGCGACAATGATCGCCTGGCCGCGCGCGTTGCCACCATGGCGAGCGCCGATCTGCTGATCCTGCTCTCGGATATCGACGGTCTCTATGACGCGCCGCCCGGCGCCAATCCGAATGCAAAACTGATTCCGATCGTGGAATCCGTCACCTCTGAAATCGAGGCGATGGCGGGCGCGGCTGAGTCCGAGCTGTCGCGCGGCGGTATGTACACCAAGATCGAGGCGGCGAAGATCGCGACCACGTCAGGCACGCACATGCTGATTGCCTCCGGCAAGATCGAGCATCCGCTTGCTGCGATCGCCGATGGCGGGCGCTGCACCTGGTTCCTGACACCCGCAAACCCCGTGACGGCGCGAAAACGCTGGATCGCGGGCTCGCTGGAGCCAAAGGGCACGCTGACCATCGACGCCGGCGCAGTCAACGCGCTGCGCGCCGGAAAAAGCCTGCTCCCGGCCGGCGTGATCCGGATCGACGGCCAATTCGCCCGCGGCGACGCCGTGGTGGTGCGTGGCCCCGACACCCATGAAATCGGCCGCGGCCTCGTCGCCTATGACGCCGAGGACGCCGAAAAGATCAAAGGCCGTTCCTCGCCGGACGTGATGGCCATTCTGGGCATCAGCGGGCGGGCCGAGATGATTCACCGCGATGACCTGGTGGTGGGCCCGGCCGGGGCTATTTCTGCAAAATAG
- a CDS encoding ROK family protein — MADEIATTTGIARHGGSRLPSVDVDSFNIELKDDEGFVGDRASKGAFRAIFDKWRKPLRESDKDPFGDEPSDEISKKKLDAILVGDDLEASAVLHSAIEEFAQELAYVTRKFLKTKAWDKTERIVVGGGFRDSRLGELAIARTQIILKDENLKVDLVPIRLHPDEAGLIGTLHLAPSWIFEAHDSILAVDIGGTNIRCGVLETRWKKAPDLSKAAVWKSELWRHADDEPTREGAVKRLVKMLKDLIAAAEAEGLKLAPFIGIACPGVINEDGSIAKGAQNLPGNWESSKFNLPASLVEAIPRIGDHDTAVLMHNDGVAQGLSEVPFMQDVERWGVLTIGTGLGNARYTNRRKENGKDKDDKKTKEKKTKD; from the coding sequence ATGGCTGACGAAATCGCAACGACCACGGGCATCGCCCGCCATGGCGGGTCCCGGTTGCCTTCGGTGGACGTGGACAGCTTCAATATCGAGTTGAAAGACGACGAAGGCTTTGTCGGCGACCGCGCCAGCAAGGGCGCATTTCGCGCGATTTTCGACAAATGGCGGAAGCCGCTGCGCGAGTCAGACAAGGACCCGTTCGGTGACGAGCCGTCTGACGAGATCAGCAAGAAGAAGCTCGACGCCATCCTGGTCGGTGACGATCTCGAGGCGTCCGCCGTCCTGCACAGCGCGATCGAGGAGTTTGCGCAGGAACTGGCCTATGTGACGCGAAAATTCCTCAAGACCAAGGCGTGGGACAAGACCGAGCGCATTGTGGTCGGCGGCGGGTTTCGCGACAGCCGGTTGGGCGAACTCGCGATCGCGCGCACCCAGATCATCCTCAAGGACGAAAACCTCAAGGTCGATCTGGTGCCGATCCGCCTTCATCCCGACGAGGCCGGCCTGATCGGCACGCTGCATCTGGCGCCGTCCTGGATCTTCGAGGCCCATGACAGCATTCTGGCGGTCGATATCGGCGGCACCAATATCCGCTGCGGCGTGTTGGAGACGCGCTGGAAGAAGGCGCCCGACCTTTCCAAGGCCGCGGTGTGGAAATCCGAACTCTGGCGCCACGCCGACGATGAGCCGACGCGCGAGGGCGCGGTGAAACGGCTGGTCAAGATGCTGAAGGATCTGATCGCGGCGGCCGAGGCCGAAGGGTTGAAACTCGCGCCGTTCATCGGCATCGCCTGTCCCGGCGTCATCAACGAGGACGGATCGATCGCGAAAGGCGCGCAGAACCTGCCGGGCAATTGGGAGAGCAGCAAGTTCAATTTGCCGGCGAGCCTGGTGGAAGCGATTCCGCGGATCGGCGATCACGACACTGCGGTGCTGATGCACAATGACGGCGTAGCCCAGGGTCTTTCGGAAGTGCCCTTCATGCAGGACGTCGAGCGCTGGGGCGTGCTGACCATCGGCACCGGATTGGGCAACGCACGCTATACCAACCGCAGAAAAGAAAACGGCAAGGACAAGGACGACAAGAAGACCAAGGAAAAGAAGACGAAGGATTAA
- a CDS encoding AAA family ATPase, producing the protein MDGVLFIDEAYTLANGYELDFGKEAIDTLLKDMEDHRARLVVIVAGYTDKISEFIASNPGLQSRFARQIEFHDYTAGEMLQIFERLAAAHNFELSSDAAITLRTYLGTVEGNDGFGNGRGVRNLFEAAVVSHANRIAPMELPTARDLTLLDRDDVVGALPAAAIETFRGVPGWSADNCDELLDLEKADRVFHQRFGYGEVLGVEGSKVMVDFQKVGQKIVHGSFLERA; encoded by the coding sequence TTGGACGGAGTGCTATTCATCGACGAGGCTTATACGTTAGCAAACGGATACGAATTGGATTTTGGAAAGGAAGCCATCGACACGCTCCTCAAGGATATGGAGGATCATCGCGCGCGTTTGGTCGTTATTGTCGCTGGTTACACAGATAAAATATCTGAGTTCATTGCATCAAATCCCGGTCTCCAGAGTCGGTTTGCGAGACAAATTGAATTTCACGACTATACAGCGGGCGAGATGCTGCAAATATTCGAAAGACTGGCAGCGGCTCACAATTTTGAACTTTCGTCAGACGCAGCGATTACCCTTCGGACCTATCTCGGCACGGTTGAAGGTAACGATGGGTTCGGTAACGGAAGGGGCGTGCGGAATCTGTTTGAAGCCGCGGTGGTTAGTCACGCTAACCGGATTGCACCAATGGAGCTGCCCACTGCGCGTGACTTGACGCTCCTTGATCGCGACGACGTTGTCGGCGCGTTGCCTGCCGCCGCGATTGAGACTTTCCGGGGTGTGCCGGGTTGGTCTGCTGACAACTGTGACGAACTACTTGATCTTGAGAAAGCTGATCGGGTGTTTCACCAAAGGTTTGGCTATGGCGAAGTTCTAGGCGTCGAAGGCTCTAAGGTGATGGTCGATTTTCAAAAAGTAGGTCAGAAGATCGTCCACGGTAGCTTCTTGGAGCGGGCCTAA
- a CDS encoding MDR family MFS transporter: protein MIGSFMAILNIQITNASLLNIEGGIGTGVDNGSWISTSYLIGEIVVIPLTDYLSRVFSFRRYMLASAALFALFSVACAFTHDLPSMIAMRGLQGFAGGVLIPMAFTLVLTKLPKPQQPVGLAVFALSVTFAPAIGPTIGGYLTENYGWRTIFFVNVIPTAVMVSALYLTLERQPMQLKLLKEGDWAGIFTMAIGLSALQTVLEEGNKDDWFASPFIQRLAVIALVSLSLFIWIELTTAKPLIRLRLLKQRNFGFGTIAVTLLGFALFGSVYILPAYLGQAQGYNAEQIGEVLAWTGLPQLLLIPLVPKLMQRFDARYIAFTGLMIFAYSCFMNTAMSPDYSGDQLWIPNIVRAIGQAMVLTPLTSVTTGDTAPQDAAAASGISNMLRNLGGAIGTAVLATVITRREQFHSNIIGQSVTLGREEVRNRIAQTTDFFMAHGVPDPAAARQQAIIALGKAVKHQALVMGFSDTFAVIGVVLVLAAMAVTLTRKARGSAAGAH from the coding sequence ATGATCGGTTCGTTCATGGCGATCCTGAACATCCAGATCACCAACGCCTCGCTGCTCAACATCGAGGGCGGCATCGGCACCGGGGTCGACAATGGTTCGTGGATCTCGACCTCGTATCTGATCGGCGAGATCGTGGTGATCCCGCTGACCGACTATCTCAGCCGCGTGTTCTCGTTCCGCCGCTACATGCTCGCCAGCGCCGCGCTGTTCGCTCTGTTCTCGGTCGCCTGCGCCTTCACCCACGATCTGCCCTCCATGATTGCGATGCGCGGCCTGCAAGGCTTCGCCGGCGGCGTGCTGATCCCGATGGCGTTCACGCTGGTGCTGACCAAGCTGCCAAAACCACAGCAACCGGTCGGGCTTGCGGTATTCGCGCTGTCCGTCACTTTCGCACCGGCGATCGGTCCCACCATCGGCGGCTATCTCACCGAAAATTACGGCTGGCGAACGATTTTTTTCGTCAACGTGATCCCGACCGCGGTCATGGTGAGCGCGCTCTATCTGACGCTGGAGCGGCAGCCGATGCAGCTCAAACTTCTCAAAGAGGGTGACTGGGCCGGTATCTTCACCATGGCGATCGGTTTGTCGGCGCTGCAGACCGTGCTCGAGGAAGGCAACAAGGACGACTGGTTCGCTTCGCCCTTCATCCAGCGCCTGGCGGTAATCGCGCTGGTCAGCCTGTCGCTGTTCATCTGGATCGAACTTACGACGGCAAAACCGCTGATCCGGCTACGGCTGCTGAAGCAGCGCAATTTCGGCTTCGGCACCATCGCCGTGACGCTGTTGGGCTTCGCGCTGTTCGGGTCGGTCTACATCCTGCCGGCCTATCTCGGCCAGGCGCAGGGTTACAATGCCGAACAGATCGGCGAGGTGCTGGCCTGGACCGGTCTGCCGCAGCTGCTCCTGATTCCGCTGGTGCCGAAGCTGATGCAGCGCTTCGATGCGCGCTACATCGCGTTCACCGGGCTGATGATCTTCGCCTATAGCTGCTTCATGAACACGGCAATGTCGCCCGACTATTCCGGCGATCAGCTCTGGATCCCCAACATTGTGCGCGCGATCGGTCAGGCCATGGTGCTGACCCCGCTGACCTCGGTGACGACAGGCGACACCGCACCGCAGGACGCCGCGGCGGCATCCGGCATCAGCAACATGCTGCGCAATCTCGGCGGCGCGATCGGCACTGCGGTGCTCGCGACCGTGATCACCAGACGCGAGCAGTTTCATTCCAACATCATCGGCCAGTCCGTCACGCTCGGCCGCGAAGAGGTCCGCAACCGGATTGCGCAGACGACCGACTTCTTCATGGCCCACGGCGTACCGGACCCGGCGGCGGCGCGTCAGCAGGCGATCATCGCGCTCGGCAAGGCGGTGAAGCATCAGGCCCTGGTGATGGGTTTTAGCGATACGTTCGCCGTGATCGGCGTGGTTCTGGTGCTGGCCGCGATGGCGGTTACGCTGACGCGCAAGGCAAGAGGAAGCGCCGCCGGAGCGCATTGA
- the rplU gene encoding 50S ribosomal protein L21: MFAVIKTGGRQYRVVPDDVLEIGKIAGDVGTIVQLGEVLLLGADTPVLGAPTVAGASVAAEVLQHKRGPKVIAFKKRRRKNSRRKRGYRDEITVLRITEILADNAKPSIGPRPKKEKIVAAPAEGDDEAPAAKKKAPARKTVARKAPAKKAAARK; encoded by the coding sequence ATGTTCGCAGTCATCAAAACCGGCGGCCGGCAATACCGCGTCGTTCCGGATGATGTGCTCGAGATAGGCAAGATCGCCGGCGATGTCGGTACGATCGTGCAGCTTGGCGAAGTTCTCCTGCTCGGCGCCGATACGCCGGTGCTGGGCGCTCCCACCGTGGCCGGCGCCTCGGTTGCGGCCGAAGTGCTGCAGCACAAGCGCGGCCCCAAGGTAATCGCGTTCAAGAAGCGCCGCCGCAAGAATTCGCGCCGCAAGCGTGGCTATCGCGACGAGATCACGGTGCTTCGCATCACCGAGATCCTGGCCGATAACGCAAAGCCTTCGATCGGCCCGCGTCCGAAGAAGGAAAAGATTGTTGCAGCGCCCGCCGAGGGCGACGACGAGGCCCCGGCCGCAAAGAAAAAGGCGCCCGCCAGGAAGACCGTGGCGAGGAAGGCTCCGGCCAAGAAGGCCGCCGCCAGGAAGTGA
- the obgE gene encoding GTPase ObgE, producing the protein MKFLDEAKVYIRSGDGGNGCVAFRREKFIEFGGPSGGNGGRGGDVVIEVVDGLNTLIDYRYQQHFKAQKGTNGMGSDRHGANGKPIVLKVPVGTQIFDEDRETLIHDFTTLGEKFTLAEGGNGGFGNAHFKSSTNRAPRNANPGQEGEERWIWLRLKLIADAGLVGLPNAGKSTFLSVVSAAKPKIADYPFTTLHPQLGVVNSDGREFVLADIPGLIEGAHEGAGLGDRFLGHVERCRVLLHLIDATCEHAGEAYKTVRTELAAYEGHLAEKIEIVALNKIDAVTPDELKKQRDRLKRAAKKTPLLMSGVTGDGVREALRALVEVIGEAPVSAKAKGSPADPWSPATPQG; encoded by the coding sequence ATGAAATTCCTTGACGAAGCAAAGGTCTATATCCGCTCCGGCGATGGCGGTAATGGCTGCGTGGCGTTCCGCCGCGAGAAGTTCATCGAGTTCGGCGGTCCCTCCGGCGGCAATGGCGGCCGTGGCGGCGACGTCGTCATCGAGGTGGTCGATGGATTGAACACGCTGATCGACTATCGCTATCAGCAGCACTTCAAGGCGCAGAAGGGCACCAACGGCATGGGCAGCGACCGCCATGGCGCCAACGGCAAGCCGATCGTGCTCAAGGTGCCGGTCGGCACGCAGATATTCGACGAGGATCGCGAGACCCTGATCCACGACTTCACCACGCTCGGCGAAAAATTCACCCTGGCCGAAGGCGGCAATGGCGGCTTCGGCAACGCGCATTTCAAATCCTCCACCAACCGCGCGCCGCGCAACGCCAATCCCGGGCAGGAGGGCGAGGAACGCTGGATCTGGCTGCGGCTGAAATTGATCGCCGATGCCGGCCTCGTCGGCCTGCCCAACGCCGGAAAATCGACGTTCCTCTCCGTCGTCAGCGCGGCCAAGCCGAAGATCGCCGATTATCCCTTCACCACCCTGCATCCGCAGCTTGGCGTGGTGAATTCCGATGGCCGCGAGTTCGTGCTGGCGGATATTCCGGGCCTGATCGAGGGCGCGCATGAAGGCGCAGGCCTCGGCGATAGATTCCTGGGCCATGTCGAGCGCTGCCGTGTGCTGCTGCATCTGATCGATGCGACCTGCGAGCATGCGGGCGAGGCCTACAAAACAGTCCGCACCGAGCTCGCCGCCTATGAGGGGCATCTCGCCGAGAAGATCGAGATTGTCGCGCTGAACAAGATCGACGCCGTGACGCCGGACGAACTGAAGAAGCAAAGAGACCGCCTGAAGCGCGCCGCGAAGAAAACCCCGCTGCTGATGTCGGGCGTCACCGGCGACGGCGTCAGGGAAGCGCTGCGGGCGCTGGTCGAGGTGATCGGCGAAGCCCCGGTCTCGGCCAAGGCCAAGGGCAGCCCGGCGGACCCGTGGTCACCGGCGACGCCGCAGGGCTGA
- a CDS encoding GNAT family N-acetyltransferase, which produces MLQDIPTPTLREARACVLETERLTLRRPTLADVKAIVRLANDRRIAENTRRLPHPYSQDHAVEFVRATVEDRCETVFLIENNHVPIGMVGIDRRDPDAPELGYWLGVDYWGQGFGTEAARAVIDFFFEEFDCDHLISGARVANPSSRNILEKCGFQWSGVELHRFEALGSSTPVDCFRLSRSVWSSLKNWGSSTRRAR; this is translated from the coding sequence ATGCTGCAGGACATCCCGACACCGACCTTGCGCGAGGCGAGAGCCTGCGTCCTCGAGACCGAACGGCTGACGTTGCGCCGGCCGACGCTCGCGGACGTAAAAGCGATTGTGCGTCTCGCCAATGATCGCCGCATTGCGGAAAACACCCGCCGCCTGCCACACCCCTATTCCCAGGACCACGCCGTCGAATTCGTGCGCGCGACCGTCGAGGATCGGTGCGAGACGGTATTCCTGATCGAAAACAATCATGTGCCGATCGGCATGGTCGGCATCGACCGCCGCGACCCGGATGCGCCGGAACTCGGCTATTGGCTCGGCGTCGACTATTGGGGCCAGGGCTTTGGCACCGAGGCCGCACGCGCCGTGATCGATTTCTTTTTCGAGGAATTTGATTGCGACCACCTGATCTCGGGCGCCCGTGTCGCCAATCCGTCGTCGCGCAACATTTTGGAGAAATGCGGCTTCCAGTGGAGCGGCGTCGAGCTGCACCGCTTCGAGGCGCTGGGATCGTCGACCCCGGTCGATTGCTTCCGGCTCTCGCGCAGCGTCTGGTCGTCGCTGAAGAACTGGGGCAGTTCGACGCGGCGAGCGCGGTAG
- the rpmA gene encoding 50S ribosomal protein L27, protein MAHKKAGGSSRNGRDSAGKRLGIKAYGGERVIPGNIIARQRGTTWHPGLNVGMGTDHTLFAKVEGHVEFRAKANGRTFVSVVPMTEAAE, encoded by the coding sequence ATGGCTCATAAAAAAGCAGGCGGTTCATCGCGAAACGGACGCGATTCAGCGGGCAAGCGCCTGGGCATCAAGGCCTATGGCGGTGAGCGCGTGATTCCCGGCAACATTATCGCGCGTCAGCGCGGCACCACCTGGCATCCCGGCCTTAATGTCGGCATGGGCACCGACCATACTCTGTTCGCCAAGGTTGAAGGTCATGTCGAGTTCCGCGCTAAAGCCAATGGTCGCACTTTCGTATCGGTGGTTCCGATGACGGAGGCGGCCGAATAG
- a CDS encoding MaoC family dehydratase, whose protein sequence is MTDFDPAQHRMVPEQRWFEDFVLGERFVIPSRTQTSAVFAAFQTASGDTHPIHYDVEYCRSRGMPDLLAHGFQTLVHTAPGAGLFPYIVEESLVGFLEQSSRFLKPVYAGDTIYPALEVIELVPGRSTGVVTLRSTVFNQRRELVLEGTQKFLIRRRPA, encoded by the coding sequence ATGACCGACTTCGACCCCGCCCAGCATCGTATGGTGCCGGAACAACGCTGGTTCGAAGATTTCGTGCTCGGCGAGCGTTTCGTGATCCCGAGCCGCACCCAGACGTCGGCCGTGTTCGCCGCGTTCCAGACCGCAAGCGGCGATACCCACCCGATTCACTACGACGTCGAATATTGCCGCAGCCGCGGCATGCCCGACCTGCTGGCACATGGTTTCCAGACCCTGGTCCACACCGCGCCGGGCGCAGGCCTGTTCCCCTACATCGTGGAAGAATCGCTGGTCGGCTTTCTCGAACAGTCGAGCCGGTTCTTGAAGCCGGTCTATGCCGGCGACACGATCTATCCCGCGCTCGAAGTGATCGAGCTTGTGCCCGGCCGCAGCACCGGCGTGGTGACCTTGCGCTCCACCGTGTTCAATCAGCGGCGCGAGCTGGTGCTGGAAGGGACGCAGAAATTTTTGATCCGGCGGCGGCCGGCTTAG
- a CDS encoding nucleoside 2-deoxyribosyltransferase, translated as MTAIAYLAGPDVFLPDAAAHAARKVEICRRFGLRGLPPLNEDIATAAKHLEVWQTIYEKDLAMMERCDIIIANLTPFAGASADAGTLIEVGWFLGKGKPIFGYSNSPESFESRMRRQLGAGHAELGIEGFHLPDNLMIVGAVQSGGYPIFVPKDGKARGIDALDLFEASVEAAGRAAPKR; from the coding sequence ATGACAGCGATTGCCTATCTGGCCGGGCCCGATGTGTTTCTTCCCGACGCGGCCGCGCACGCCGCGAGGAAGGTGGAGATATGCCGGCGATTTGGTTTGCGCGGCCTGCCGCCCCTCAATGAGGACATAGCGACGGCCGCGAAGCACCTGGAGGTCTGGCAAACGATTTATGAAAAGGATCTCGCGATGATGGAGCGATGCGACATCATCATCGCCAACCTCACGCCGTTCGCCGGCGCGTCCGCCGACGCCGGCACCTTGATCGAGGTCGGCTGGTTTCTCGGCAAGGGCAAGCCGATCTTCGGCTATTCGAACTCTCCGGAGAGTTTCGAGTCCCGGATGCGGCGGCAACTTGGCGCGGGGCATGCGGAGTTGGGCATCGAAGGCTTCCATCTGCCGGACAATCTCATGATCGTCGGTGCGGTCCAGAGCGGCGGCTACCCGATCTTCGTTCCCAAAGACGGCAAGGCGCGCGGCATCGATGCGCTGGATCTGTTCGAGGCGTCCGTGGAGGCGGCAGGGCGCGCCGCGCCGAAGCGATAG
- a CDS encoding VOC family protein, producing the protein MIGYVTVGTNDLKKSGEFYDKICGELGMGRFMTMDRLIAWGGPGGGAGFGVALPYDGKPMTVGNGVMAAFGAKDKAQVDRVYKLALSLGGTCEGPPGQRSENFYAAYFRDPEGNKLNAFVMG; encoded by the coding sequence ATGATCGGTTACGTCACGGTTGGTACCAACGATCTCAAGAAATCCGGCGAATTCTACGACAAGATTTGCGGCGAATTGGGTATGGGGCGCTTCATGACCATGGATCGGCTGATCGCCTGGGGCGGTCCGGGCGGTGGCGCGGGTTTCGGCGTCGCCCTTCCCTATGACGGCAAGCCGATGACGGTCGGCAACGGCGTGATGGCGGCGTTCGGCGCCAAGGACAAGGCCCAGGTCGACCGCGTCTACAAGCTCGCTCTGTCGCTCGGCGGCACCTGCGAAGGCCCTCCCGGCCAGCGCAGCGAAAACTTCTACGCCGCCTATTTTCGTGATCCCGAAGGCAACAAGCTCAACGCCTTTGTGATGGGCTGA
- a CDS encoding ABC transporter substrate-binding protein — protein sequence MKRREFIGLAVGAVAAWPQALRAQQKPHRIAFAHSGIPADHLTEKAGPFWVRRFFETLRGFGDVEGSNLVVERFSAEGRSERFAALAAEVVSRNPDVIVSNLNDLVKAFMTATTKIPIVVITGDPIAGGLVTNLARPGGNVTGVSINAGIEIEAKRLQILKEAIPSVARVVHLLSGVWVGDGAKALDEAGQRLGVTVTRNLLAVVDDAQLQRSFADMAQQKVDAVVVDEGGSFLAQRTAIAELAEKYRLPVIYPYRDYVEQGGLIALAPDLGELAERMASDVHQILNGTKPGDIPFYQPSKFQMIINLKTAKAIGLEIPATLVARADEVIE from the coding sequence ATGAAGCGGCGGGAATTTATCGGGCTTGCCGTCGGGGCTGTCGCCGCCTGGCCTCAGGCGTTGCGCGCGCAGCAGAAGCCACACCGGATCGCGTTCGCTCATTCCGGCATTCCGGCCGATCACCTGACAGAGAAGGCCGGGCCGTTCTGGGTGCGGCGGTTCTTCGAAACCTTGCGCGGTTTTGGCGATGTCGAGGGAAGCAACCTCGTCGTCGAGCGTTTTTCTGCCGAAGGCCGATCCGAACGCTTTGCGGCACTCGCTGCCGAAGTCGTGAGCCGCAACCCTGATGTCATCGTTTCGAACCTCAACGATCTCGTCAAAGCCTTCATGACGGCCACCACCAAGATACCGATTGTCGTGATCACGGGGGATCCAATTGCAGGTGGGCTGGTGACGAACCTTGCGCGCCCCGGCGGCAACGTCACCGGTGTCAGCATCAATGCAGGTATCGAAATCGAAGCCAAGCGGCTGCAGATCCTGAAGGAGGCAATACCGTCGGTGGCCAGGGTCGTCCATCTGCTGTCAGGGGTTTGGGTGGGTGACGGTGCGAAAGCGCTTGACGAAGCAGGCCAACGTCTGGGCGTAACGGTCACGCGCAATTTGCTGGCGGTGGTCGACGACGCTCAGCTGCAGCGCAGTTTTGCCGATATGGCCCAACAGAAAGTCGATGCCGTGGTCGTTGATGAGGGAGGCAGCTTTTTGGCGCAGCGTACTGCGATCGCCGAGCTGGCGGAGAAATATCGTCTGCCGGTGATCTATCCCTACCGCGACTATGTCGAGCAGGGTGGGCTGATCGCCCTGGCACCCGATCTCGGTGAACTCGCCGAACGCATGGCGAGCGACGTTCATCAGATCCTCAACGGCACCAAGCCGGGCGATATTCCGTTCTATCAGCCCAGCAAATTCCAGATGATCATCAATCTGAAGACCGCCAAGGCGATCGGCCTCGAGATTCCGGCGACGCTGGTTGCGCGTGCCGACGAGGTGATCGAATGA
- a CDS encoding GIY-YIG nuclease family protein, translated as MWYVYFLELSNGDIYVGSTDDLRRRVASHQQGHVVSTRRYLPIVLRSYVAVADEARARSLERYFKSGSGKAFAKKRFLPSPATP; from the coding sequence ATGTGGTACGTTTATTTCCTCGAACTCAGCAATGGCGACATCTATGTCGGTTCGACCGACGATCTTCGTCGTCGAGTCGCATCGCATCAACAAGGGCATGTCGTTTCCACGCGCAGGTACCTGCCGATAGTTCTTCGCTCGTATGTGGCGGTTGCTGATGAAGCAAGAGCTCGCAGCCTTGAGCGATATTTCAAATCAGGCTCAGGGAAAGCTTTTGCAAAGAAGCGCTTTCTCCCTTCACCGGCTACCCCTTGA